In Acidobacteriota bacterium, one genomic interval encodes:
- a CDS encoding polysaccharide deacetylase family protein: MKRSSLVLFALTAMLVQAGAGASQATNPPALSARLGFKAADKILIINVDDVGNSHAANAAAIDAMENGLATSSTIIVPGPWFPEIAAYAKAHPNADFGVHLAHTSEWKTLKWGPIASKSEVPGLVDPQGYLWPDIMSVYKNSTPEQAYIEARAQIKKALDAGIDVTHLDSHMGTLQYNEAYFQVYRRLAKEFDSPLRMGSQELLAAQGGGHQRGQLDADGVIYPDYLIHGDRKPRESIRDYWKRSISSLKPGVTELYIHASVAGDEIKHITNSWEDRAAEYELFTKDPEVRRILETQGVKRIGYRALRDVQRKARRT; this comes from the coding sequence TTGAAGAGAAGCTCACTAGTCCTATTCGCTCTTACTGCCATGCTGGTTCAGGCCGGCGCCGGCGCGAGCCAGGCAACGAATCCACCGGCGCTGTCCGCGCGATTGGGATTCAAAGCTGCCGACAAGATTCTGATCATCAACGTCGATGATGTAGGCAACAGCCACGCAGCGAACGCCGCAGCGATCGATGCAATGGAAAACGGGCTTGCAACCTCCTCGACCATTATTGTTCCCGGCCCGTGGTTTCCGGAAATCGCGGCTTATGCGAAGGCTCATCCGAACGCCGACTTCGGAGTGCACCTCGCACACACAAGCGAATGGAAGACACTGAAGTGGGGACCGATCGCTAGCAAGAGCGAAGTGCCCGGGTTGGTCGACCCGCAAGGCTACCTGTGGCCCGACATCATGAGTGTTTACAAAAACTCGACGCCCGAACAGGCTTACATCGAAGCTCGCGCGCAGATCAAGAAGGCGCTCGACGCGGGCATTGACGTGACCCATCTGGATTCGCACATGGGCACGCTTCAATACAACGAAGCGTACTTTCAAGTCTATCGGCGGCTCGCAAAGGAGTTCGACTCGCCGTTGAGGATGGGTTCTCAAGAACTGCTCGCCGCGCAGGGAGGCGGCCATCAGCGCGGACAGTTGGACGCCGACGGAGTCATCTATCCGGATTATCTGATTCACGGCGACCGCAAGCCGCGCGAATCGATCCGCGACTACTGGAAGCGCTCGATCAGTTCGCTAAAGCCCGGCGTGACCGAGCTGTACATTCACGCGTCGGTCGCGGGTGACGAGATTAAGCACATAACTAATTCGTGGGAGGATCGCGCGGCTGAATACGAGCTGTTCACAAAGGACCCCGAGGTTCGACGGATACTGGAAACGCAAGGCGTCAAGCGAATCGGCTATCGCGCGCTTCGGGACGTGCAACGAAAGGCGCGCCGGACATAG
- a CDS encoding 6-phosphofructokinase, producing MAKTIGVLTGGGDVPGLNPCIKALVYRAIDEGYNVLGIRRGWGGFLQFNPEEPESFSKHFMPLDKQAVRTIDRTGGTILHTSRTNPSRVKLKDVPEFLRDAAHQNGEDADRRTQDCTPHVLKNLEDLGIEILVPIGGDDTLSYGERLHREGVEVIAIPKTMDNDVFGTDYCIGFSTAVSRSVQFIHQLRTSSGSHERIAFVELFGRNSGETSLISSYLAGADRALISEVPFDPERLAKLVMQDKRANPSNYAMVTISEGAQMLGGKIVESGEADAYGHRKLGGIGLIVGETLKKLTGEDIVYQQLGYLMRSGGPDAVDLMVSVNYAHMAMDLILEGASGRMCALRDGNYTHVPIGMITSGLKRVDVDELYDAEQYLPKVRRVLGKPMFLY from the coding sequence GTGGCAAAGACTATTGGCGTTCTAACGGGAGGGGGCGATGTCCCCGGTTTGAACCCTTGCATAAAGGCTCTCGTCTACCGCGCCATCGATGAAGGCTACAACGTGCTTGGCATTCGGCGGGGTTGGGGCGGCTTCCTGCAATTCAATCCGGAAGAACCCGAAAGCTTCTCGAAGCATTTCATGCCGCTCGACAAGCAGGCAGTTCGCACGATCGATCGCACCGGCGGCACGATCTTGCACACCAGCCGGACCAATCCTTCTCGCGTAAAGCTCAAAGACGTGCCTGAGTTTCTGCGCGACGCCGCTCATCAGAACGGCGAGGATGCAGACCGGCGAACGCAAGACTGCACGCCCCACGTGCTGAAGAATCTCGAGGATCTCGGCATCGAGATTCTCGTACCGATCGGCGGCGACGATACCTTGAGCTACGGCGAACGATTGCATCGCGAAGGCGTCGAAGTCATCGCCATACCGAAGACGATGGACAACGATGTATTTGGCACCGACTACTGCATCGGCTTCAGCACCGCGGTGTCTCGAAGCGTGCAGTTCATCCATCAGCTTCGCACCAGCAGCGGCTCGCACGAGCGCATCGCCTTCGTCGAGCTGTTCGGGCGCAACAGCGGCGAGACCAGCTTGATCAGTTCTTATCTGGCCGGCGCTGATCGCGCTCTGATCTCTGAAGTGCCGTTCGATCCCGAGCGATTGGCAAAGCTGGTCATGCAAGACAAGCGCGCCAATCCAAGCAACTACGCGATGGTGACCATAAGCGAAGGCGCGCAAATGCTTGGCGGCAAAATCGTCGAGTCCGGAGAGGCCGACGCCTACGGCCATCGCAAGCTTGGCGGCATAGGCTTGATCGTAGGCGAAACGCTGAAGAAGCTGACCGGCGAGGACATTGTCTATCAGCAACTCGGGTACTTGATGCGCTCGGGCGGGCCCGATGCAGTCGACCTGATGGTGTCGGTCAACTACGCTCATATGGCGATGGACCTGATTCTCGAAGGCGCAAGCGGCCGCATGTGCGCGCTGCGAGACGGCAACTACACGCACGTTCCTATTGGAATGATCACCAGCGGGTTGAAGCGCGTCGATGTGGACGAGCTGTATGACGCTGAACAGTATTTACCCAAGGTTCGCCGCGTGCTCGGCAAGCCGATGTTCTTGTATTGA